In [Mycobacterium] stephanolepidis, the genomic window TTCGTGGAAGCGTTACGCGAACAAGGCATCTCGGTGGGTCCGTCGGAAACGGTGGACGCGGGCCGAGTGATGACGGTGCTGGGGCTGCAGAACCGCACGGAACTGCGCGAAGGGTTGGCATGTGCGGTGCTGCGCCGCGCCGATCACCGGCCCACATTCGATGTGTTGTTCGACTTGTGGTTCCCGCCCGCGCTGGGTGCCCGTTTCGTCGAGGTCGACGAGGACGGCATCGACATCGACGATATCGAGCAGGTGCGTGAGCAGCTGATAGACCTGCTGGCCTCCGACGCAGGCGACCTGCCACTGAACTCGCTGATCGCGCAGATCGTGGAGGCGTACGGCAAGTACAACTCCACCCGCGGAACCTCGTACTCGGCATACCAGGCCATGAAGTCGCTGTCCCTGGACCAGATCGAGGCCAAGCTGCTGCTTGGCCTGCTCGGCAGTGGCGAAGATGCATCGCCCTCGGATGAAGCGGTCGCGAAAGCGATTGCCAAACAACGTATCTCGAAGGTACGTCAGCTCGTCGAGGCGGAGACCAAGCGTCGCACCGCCGAACAGTTGGGGCGCGAGCGGGTGACCGCGTACGGGGTGCCGCAACTTGCCGAGAACGTGGAGTTCCTGCGGGCTTCGGGGGAGCAGCTGCGCAACATGCGCCGAGTGGTGCACCCGTTGGCACGGATGCTGGCCAGCCGGTTGGCGGCGCGGCGCCGACGTGCCCACACCGGTCAGATCGATCTGCGCCGCACCCTGCGCAAGTCCATGTCCACCGGCGGTGTGCCCATCGACGTCGTGCAGAAGAAGCCCCGCCCGGCGCGGCCGGAGCTGGTGGTGCTCTGCGATGTGTCGGGGTCGGTGGCAGGGTTTTCGCATTTCACGCTGCTTCTCGTGCACGCATTGCGTCAGCAGTTCTCGCGGGTGCGTGTCTTTGCGTTCATCGACACCACCGACGAGGTGACCCACCTGTTCACGCCCGATACCGACCTGGCCGAGGCCATTGTGCGGATCACCCGGGAGGCCCAGGTGTTCACCGGCGACGGACACAGCGACTACGGGCACGCGTTCAAGACGTTTGTCGAGAAGTTCCCGACGGTCCTTTCCCCGCGGAGTGCGTTGCTCATCCTGGGCGACGCACGCACCAACTACCGCAATCCGGCCGTCGAGGTGCTCTCGACGATGGTGTCCTCCAGTCGGCACGCTCATTGGCTCAACCCCGAGCCGAAGAACCACTGGGGAACCGGTGATTCTGCCGCCACGCGGTACCAGGACGCCATCGCCATGCACGAATGCAGATCGGCCAAGCAGCTGGCCACGGTGATCGACAACCTGCTGCCGGTCTAGCTCCGGTCGTTAGTCCAGTAAGCTGGCAATTCGTGCAATCTGACCCCGATGCTCCACGCGCAAGCGGCTCAGTGCAGCGGCGTCGACTTGGGGTGATGGGCGGGACATTCGACCCCATTCACAATGGTCACTTGGTTGCCGCGAGCGAGGTGGCCGACCGATTCGAGCTCGACGAGGTCATCTTCGTGCCGACGGGGCAGCCGTGGCAGAAGCAGGGGCGCAAGGTCAGCGCCGCCGAGCATCGGTACCTGATGACCGTCATCGCCACGGCATCGAATCCTCGGTTCACGGTCAGCCGGGCCGATATCGACCGGGGCGGCGCGACCTACACCGTCGATACGCTCGTCGATCTGCGGGACGCCCATCCCGATGCGGACCTGTACTTCATCACCGGCGCGGATGCGTTGGCATCGATCCTGTCGTGGGAGAACTGGGAGCAGCTGTTCACCTTGGCCAAGTTCATCGGGGTCAGTCGGCCCGGATACGAACTGAGCTCCGATCACATCGCCCATGCCGAGCTGCCGCCGGACGGGCTCTCGCTCGTCGAGGTGCCCGCGCTCGCCATTTCGTCGACCGACTGCAGAATCCGGGCGGGGCAGGCTCGCCCGATCTGGTACCTGGTGCCCGACGGCGTAGTGCAGTACGTCGCCAAACACCGCCTTTACGGCGGAAACAAGGAAGATCGAGGAGTCCACGCATGACCGCCGCAACAGAGGCCGTTGAGCTGGCGACGCTGGCCGCACAGGCCGCCGCCTCCAAGCTCGCCACCGACGTCGTCGTCATAGACGTCTCCGAACAGTTGGTCATCACCGACTGTTTCGTCATCGCATCGGCCTCCAACGAGCGTCAGGTGAATGCGATCGTCGACCAGGTCGAGGAGGTGCTGCGTCGGGCCGGACAGAAGCCGGTGCGCCGCGAAGGGGGCCGCGAGGGGCGTTGGACACTGCTCGACTACGTGGACGTGGTGGTACACGTCCAGCACGAGGATGAACGTAACTACTATGCGCTGGAACGGCTTTGGCGTGACTGCCCGACCATTGCGGTGGACCTGGACGCGTTGCCGGCGGATTTGTCTGCCGATGGTGAGGCCGACACGGAGGACGGCGCATGATCCGTCGATTGGTGCTACTGCGGCACGGGCAAACGACCTTCAACGCCGACAGCCGAATGCAGGGGCAGCTGGATACCGGGCTTTCGGATCTGGGCCGGGCGCAGGCAGTGGCCGCGGCCGAGGTGCTGGCCAAGCGGCTCCCACTGGTGATCGTGTCCTCGGATCTGCAGCGTGCGTACGACACCGCGACGGCGCTCGCGGACCGCTGCCATGTGGGGGTGTCCGTCGATGAGCGGCTGCGCGAAACACATCTCGGCGATTGGCAGGGCCTGACCCATCACGAGGTCGACGCCATTGCCCCCGGTGCCCGGGCCGAGTGGCGCGATGACGCGACGCTGGCGCCGCACGGTGGCGAGAGCCGCATCGATGTGGCCAACCGCAGCGTGCCCCTGGTCGCCGAACTTGTTGATTCGGTGACGGAATGGGGAACCGATGAGCGCGATCACCCGGTGGTTCTCGTTGCCCATGGTGGTCTGATCGCCGCGCTGACCGCCGCACTGCTGCGGCTGGATGTCAGCAATTGGCCGGTGCTCGGCGGGATGGGCAATGCGAGCTGGGTTCAGCTGGGCGGACATTCGGCCGACGGCGCGGGATTCGAGGACATTCGGTGGCGCCTGGATGTGTGGAACGCCTCGGCGCAGGTGACCAATGACGTCCTCTGACAAAGGTGCAGGGCGCAAGAAGCTACTGATCTTCGCGGACTCGTTGTCCTACTACGGGCCAACCGGGGGCCTACCCGCGGATGACCCCAGAATTTGGCCCAATATCGTTGGGCAGTATCTCGATTGGGATGTCGAACTGATCGCGCGCATCGGCTGGACCTGCCGGGACGTGTGGTGGGCTGCCATTCAGGACCCACGCGCGTGGGCGGCGGTTCCGCATGCCGGGGCCGTCATCTTTGCGACCAGCGGCATGGATTCGCTGCCGTCTCCGCTTCCGACGGCGCTGCGGGAGTCGATCAGACTGATCCGTCCACCGAGATTGCGGAGCTGGGTCCGTGACGGTTACGGCTGGTTGCAGCCCCGCCTTTCGCCGATCGCGCGGGTGGCGCTGCCACCGAAACTCACCGTGGAGTATCTCGAAAAGACCCGTGGTGCACTCGATTTCAATCGCCCTGGGCTGCCCATGATCGCCTCGCTGCCGTCGGTGCACATCGCCGAGTCGTACGGTCGCGTGCACTCCGGCAGGGAAGCCACCGCGCGCGCGATCCAGACCTGGGCCTCCGAGCACAAGCTGCCCGTGGTGGACCTCAAGGAAGCCGTCGGCGAGGAGATCTTCTCAGGCCGGGGAAACCCTGACGGGATCCACTGGAACTTTGTCGCACATGAGCGCGTTGCCGAATTGATGATCAACGCATTGCGGAGTGTGCTGCCCGAGCTTGGGGTTCGGTGACCCATGCCGGTTGTGGTGGTGACGGATTCAGGGGCGCGACTGCAGCCGCAAGATGCCGGCCTGCTGGGTATCCGGCTAGTGCCGTTGCACGTGTTGACCGGTGAGCAGGATCTGCGTGACGGTGTGGATCTCATCCCCGCCTCGGTGTACGAGAAGGGACGTGCCACCACCGCTGGTGCCTCACCCGCCGAGCTCAGCGAGGTGTATCGGCAGGCCCTGATCGACAGCGGCGGTGACGGCGTGGTCGCGGTCCATCTGTCCGGCAGACTGTCCAGCACATTCGAGGCTGCCGAACAGGCCGCTCGCGAGTACGGCGATCGCGTCCATGTCGTCGATTCGCGGTCGGCCGCGATGGGTAGTGGTTTCGTCGCGCTGGCCGCGGCGCGGGCCGCGGCGGCGGGTGCCGATCTCAGCGCGGCATATCAGGCGGCACGGGATGCGGTCGGGCGCAGTCGATGCGTCATGGTGGTGCACAAGCTGGACCATCTGCGGCGCAGCGGGCGTATCAGCGCCACCTCGTCCTGGCTGGGTACCGCGCTGGCGCTCAAGCCGGTGTTGCAGATCGACGATGACGGCAAGCTGGTTTTGGCGCAGCGTGTCCGCACCGCCACCAAGGCGATCGGGGCGATGGTCGACAACATCGTCGAATTTGTGGGGGAGCGCCGTGTCTCGGTGACTATCCACCACGTCGACAACACCGAAACCGCGGAGAAGGTCAACGAGCTGGTGTGCTCGCGATTGCTCACCGCGCATGATCCGGTGATCTCGGAGATGGGGCCGGTGTTGGCGGTGCATGTGGGCCCAGGTGCCGTCGGGGTATGCGCCGAACCCGTGGATTGACGTCGCTCTCGGTTTCCACAGTTCCGTATTCATCCACAGATCCCGCTTCATCCCTGGCCGGATGCATGGGCGCTTTCTAGCGTCGAGATATGGATTCCGAGCTGCTGCACCGACGCCTCGCACCGCCCGGGCGCGAGCTGGACGACGATGACGACGATGTGGGGGCGGCGGCAGGTGCGGAACCGGATTCCGCATTGCGTTGGCTTCCGGATTCATTGACGACGGACGGTGCGCGGGGTTGGTTGGAGTCCGTCCGTACCGACCCCGGTCGTGCCGGGGTCGTGGCCCTGGGTGCCATTGGCGTGCTGGCAGTACTGGTCACTGTTTTCACCGTGATGCGTCAGCCGCCGCCTCCGGTGAGCGCACATCTGCCTCCGGTGCAACCGGTTTCATCGAGTTCGGTGTCGGCGCCCAGTTCGTTGGTCATCAGTGTGGCCGGTCTGGTGAAAAGACCGGGCCTGGTCACGTTGGCCAGCGGTGCGCGGGTCGCCGACGCGGTGACGGCGGCCGGAGGTGCGGCCGACGGCGCCGATATCGTGACGTTGAACATGGCTCGGCCGGTGGCCGATGGCGACCAGATCGTGGTCGGCCTGGCTCCTGTACCCGGTCAGCCCGCGGGGATGGCGAGTTCCATCATCGCCGCCGGGCAATCGCCCTCCGCGGGTATCGTAGCCAGAGGGACAGCGCCGTCGGGGCGGGTAAACCTCAACACGGCAACGGAATCCGAGCTCGATGAGTTGCCCGGCGTGGGACCGGTCATGGCGGCGTCGATTGTGCGGTGGCGATCCGAGCATGGCAAGTTCACCAGCATCGACCAGCTCTCGGAGGTAGACGGGATCGGTCCCTCGCGGCTGGACAAGTTGCGTGCCCTCGTCGTGCTGTGACCCAAGCCAATCCGGTGAACGAGGTCCGCCCCGAAGACTCCGTCCTGGACCTGCGGCTGGTACCGCCCGCGCTTGCCGCCTGGGCGGCGACCGCCGCGGGAATCATGTGGCCAATAGGACATTTCAGTGCTGGCGTACTGGGTGTTGGGGTGCTTGCGGTGCACTTGTCTCGCCACCGCCTGAACAAGGTCTTCGTCGGCGCGGCGCTCGTCGTCCTGATTGCCGGTCTTGGATTCTCGGTGGCTGCGGCCCTCCGGCGCGATGGAGTGCAGAATCATCCTTTGCGCTCTCGCGTGGGACAGGTTGTCGCGGTGCAGCTGCGGGTCTTCGATGACCCGAGGCCGATCGCCGGGGGTCGGATGATGCTACGCGCCGACCTTGTAGCACTGGGTGATCCCGCACTCCCGAGCGCCGGTTCCGTGGTTGTCTTCGGGTCGGCGCCACTACTGGGTGCGATTGAGGTCGGAGACACGGTGCAGCTGCGTGCGGTGATCACGCGCCCCACCCGCCGCGACCTGACTGTCGCGACGCTCACCGCCACGGGAGAGCCCAGGGTCATCGGTCGCTCACCAATTGATGGGGCGGCCAATGGTGTTCGCGATCGATTTGTCGAGGTCGCGCGAACTGTACTGCCCGCCGAGCAAGCCGCACTGCTGCCGGCGCTCGTACTCGGGGACACCGGTGCGCTCGATGCGGGCACCGTCGCGATGTTTCGAACATCGGGACTCACCCATCTGATGGCGGTATCCGGGGCCAACGTGTCGATCGTGTGCGGGGCCATGCTGCTGCTGGGACGGCTGATCGGACTGCGGGCCTCGGTAGTGTTGGCGGGCCTTGTGCTGATCGGCTTCGTCATCCTCGTCAGGCCCTCACCGAGTGTGTTGCGCGCCGCGGTGATGGGTGCGATCGGGCTACTCGGCGTGTTGACCGCGCGGCGTCGACAGGCGATACCCGCCTTGGCGGCAACGACTTTGATTCTGCTGGCACTGTCGCCCGGTCTTGCCGTTGATATCGGTTTCGCCTTGTCGGTGGTCGCCACGGCGGCGTTGGTGGTGTTGGCGCCGCGCTGGTCGCTGCGCCTGACCGCGCGGGGTTGGCCCAAGCCATTGGCCGATGTGTTGTGCATCGCGGTGGCCGCACAGGTGGTTACCGCACCGCTGATCGCCGCGATATCGGGAAGCGTCAGCGTGGCATCCATCGCGGCCAATCTGGTCGCCGGGTGCGTGATCGCACCCATCACCATCCTCGGTACCGCAGCTGCGGGGCTTGCCGTCATCTCACCGCCGGCCGCAGGTGTGCTGGTGCGGTTCTGTGGCCCGGAACTGTGGTGGCTGCTGCGCGTCGCCGATTACGCGGCGGCGGGTGGATCGACGGCGATTCCGGTGCCCTCAGGAGCGGTTGGCTTCGTTATGGTTGCTGTGCTGCTTGGTATTTCGGTATGGCTGTGGCGTCGACGGTGGTTTCGAGCGCTGGCCTGGTCCGGGGCGCTGTGCGTACTCGCAGTGGTCATCTCGGCGAGGCTGGTCAGCTAGCCGTGGCTAGGTCCCGGCAAAGACGAGTTGACGCTCAGGTGCCTGTGGTACAGGTGTGTCGTGACGTCGCCAGCAGTGACGCAGTACTCGCAGCAGGAATGCGGGCCGTCGCATCGACAGCGGTGAATCGTGCATGTTGTTGACACGCAGAATCGTCTCGGTGATCTGAATGTCGTTGCGTGCTGCGATCATGACCCTGTCCGACCACCATGCCATCAGCTTCCACAGCAGGCGTTGGGTGAAAGGGGTGTCGGCAGGCATTGCGGTGAACAGCGGTGCCGATAGCTTGTTGTGCTGCCAGACCGTGTTGATCTGCCGACCGACGGTGTGGAAGTACCGGCGGGCCAGGTCGGCATCACCCTCGAAGAGGCAGTCCCGAAGCGCGACTGCTTCGAGGAGCGCCATGGTCATACCCTGGCCCTTGATGGGGTCCAGACTGCACATCGCATCACCGATCACCAGCAGGCCCTCCGGGAACTGCTCCATCTGGTCATAGCGTCGCCAGAGGGCCTCGCGGTACCTGAAGACGTGCACATCACCTATCGGTACCGCTGAACGGATGGTGTCCAGAAGCCGCCCGGGCACGAATTGCGCTGCGAACGAAATCATTTCATCGAAGGTGCTGGGCGGATCGCCCAGATTGAACTTGCCCAGGGTCAGCATCACGGTGCCGTTCTCGCAGCGCGCAATGGCTCCGCCGTACGGGCGTCCGGGCGCAGGGTTGAAGAAGGTGAGCTTGTCCATGTCGGCGTCGTCGGAAACATGCAGGAGCTGGCTCGCGTACGTCACCGGCGATTCCATGCGGACCGCGGCAGGCCGCGGGTAGCCGAGCCGATCGAGGAAGGTTTGGGTCCGCGGTGTACGCCCGGTGGCATCGATCACCAGATCCGAGATCAACGTCGTCACGAGGCCGGTAGATCGCCGTGCCACCCGAACGCCGGTGACGCGTTGCCCCTGGGTCATCGGCTCGATGACGTCATGGCCGTCCAGGAACTTCACATTGTCCAGACGCTGAACACGTTGTCGTACATGCATTTCCAGAAACGGTCGGGTCGCCAGGTAGAGCCGCAGCGTTTCGGGGTCACCGAACTTCCCCGATCGATGGAAGATCTCACGAGGCCCGATCAGCATCGTGATGCGCGACAGGTCGCCCTCGTCGCACACCGTGGCGCCGTTCGCCTGGAGCTCGTCGCGGATTCCGGGAAACAACCGCTCCAACCCCTGCGTGCCCGAGCTCATGAACAGATGAATGTGCTGCCCCTGGGGCACGCCGCTGCGCACGGCTGCGGTCTTCAATTCGTCGCGCTCGACCACGGTGACCATGTCGTAAGACTCCGAGAGCACCCTGGCTGCTAATAGTCCAGCCATTCCGGCCCCGAGAACTACCGCGTGATCTCTGTGTTCCCGCATTTCAGGTGTCATCGCAGATCCTTTCGTCCCGATGCACCCTACTCTTATGAACCTCTTACTTTCTTAGAAAAACCTTAAATTCGGGTGGCAATGCGGTCACCCACCGAACAGCAGATACAGCCCGGTGAAGGTGTAGCCCACCATCACCAGCATCATCGCCAACTGGCCGGTCACCTGGTGTTTCGTGGGCAGGACACGCAGCGCCCGATCGTGCGCGGCGACCACACCCGCGATATGCCCGGCCAGTACGAATCCCACCTTGAGGGTGGAAAGCACTGCGGGGTGCATCGACAAGACATAGGAGACGTCGACATCGGAGAGCCATCCTCGCCCGAGGGGGTCGGCGAGCCGCAGCAGCGTCTGCTGACCCCGCTCCACGAGATAGGTCAGATAGTGAGCGAACACGTATCCGATGACGATCGGGATCAGTGAATGCGCCAGCAGGCCTGGCAGAGTGCGACGAGTGGACGCGGTGACACCGCCGGTTGCGCGCGCGGCAAGCCAGAAGGTGGTGGCAACCGTGGCCACGAAGCCCGTCAGCCCAACGGTTCGGATCGTGACGGCCGCGATCGTCGAGTCGCCGGCAAGTTCGTCGACGAATGCGCGCCAGCCGGGCATGGCCGAGAAACTGTCGAACGCAGTCGAACCCAGCAGCACCGCGAGCACCGCCACGATGCCCGGCCTAATCGGTAGTGACGGCAGATGATCGAACGGGTTGCCGACAGCGATACGGCCATCGGCGTTGCGCCGCAACGGTGACAACCGCGAGGCCACCATGCTGTAGACCTCGAACGGATCGGCTCGCGCACACCAGCGGGTGCCGCAGGCCAGCGCGCCCGCGAGGGTTATCGCCACGTACACCAATAGCCAGATCTTCACCGCGCCAAGCGATCCGGGGTCGGTGCTGGCCAGTTCGAGCCAGACAAACATGTACAGACCCGCGGCCGCCGGCCAATATCCCCATCGCTGGGGGTAATCGGCGGGTGGGGGCCGTCGCGAGAACGGTAGTACTCGGTACACGGCTCGCACCGGTGACAGCACCCGCCAGGCGGGCCCGAACAGCAGCGACAGCGCGACCACGCCGACCCACAGCAGAACGTAGAAGACACCGGGCAGCGGATTCGTGGCGTCCTGCGGGCCGAGTGCCGCGGCCACGCCGATCCACGCGGTTGCCAGGAGCACCAGCGCGGTGCCGACCCGGCGGGTGGCCGGGCTATCGGCGGCGGCAGTGACCCAGGCGGGCAGCGGTCGCCCGGGCCGACTCGGGTCGAACCGGGGCTTTTTCCAGGCCAGTGCGACCACGGCGAAGGTGAACGTCAATGCCCACGCCGCGCCAATCAGTGCGTAGGAGTAGGGGATCGGAAGATCGGACGAACCACCCAGCCCGTGGGCGAGTACCGCCGTCGACCGATCGGCCGTCACGGCTGGACGGAGATCGTCGCGATCGTCTTCTTGAGCTTGTGAAGCTCGACATCGACCTTTCCGGGCACGCTGACGCTGAACTGGAACGTCTGGCCGCTCTTCGGCTCGATCTCGAAGCTATGGTCCGGAGTCGAGTGAACGTGCAACTCGTCGGCGGTATCGCTGTCTACGCGGATCACGATGCGTTCGGCGACGCGCGTCTGCAGCGTGGCGTTGGTCGGCGTGACGACTCCACTCTTGATGGTGACGTTGATGGTCAGCGGTGCGGGCGGCGCGCTGGAGTCGGTGGCCGGGGCCTTCGTCGAGGTGGTGCACCCGGCACAGGCCAACACTGCGATGGTGATCGCGGTCAGGGCTCTCATCGTCATGCTTGATTCCTCCTAGTCGGGGTGTTCTTCTTCGCCGAGCGGATCGTCCTCGTCGGCCTGGCGCCGGTCCCGCATAGCCACCCAGATGACCACGCCGGCCACCACAACCGCGGGTGCGAACGCGGGCAACGCCAACAGCAGCGAGTGATCGGCCAGGTATTCGACGCTCATGGGCCGTGCGACACCGGCTCCTTGGGATCCGGAGTCGGCAATGCGTCACTGGCGCTGCGAGTTTCGGTGCCATTGATACGTCCGGCGCCCCAGCTCAATGCGGCGATGAGCACCAGCGTGCAGAACAGCACCACCAGTGATGCCACGTTGAACAGCCACGAGGGATGGTTCTGGTTGCGTTCACGTTGAAGGATCGTCAGTTCCTGGGTGAACGGACGGGTGCTTGACGTCAACGCTGGTGTCTCCGGTGCGCCGATACCGGGATCGGCGGGAAGGAAGATCGGCACCCCGGTCATGGTGGTGCCGTCCTGCACACGCAGCAGCGTCTTCCACGACCCATACACCGGAATGGGCTGTGTCGAACGGTAATGGCCCTCACCGATCTTCTGCAGCCTGTCGATGGCCAGACCATGATCATTGGCCAGTCCGCCCTGCCAGGACAGGATTGTCACCCATTCGGGGTCGTCACTGATGAGGTCGCGCGGGTTGATCACCACGTCCGCCGAGACCATCCGCTTACCGCCGTCGTTGGACAGTTCATTCAATGTGATTGTCGCGGTGGCATGTTCGGGCACCTCGGTGCGCAAGCCGTTTGCTACCGCGGCACCCAGCACCAGCACCGTCAGGACGACCGCCGTGATGCTCACAGATCGTTTGGGCAGCTTCTGGCCGGTGAGCACCATGCCGAGCAGAGCGCCGCAGACGCCCATCGCGATGGCGGCGGGCACCGACATCGCCAGCGCTTCCGGCCACATGCTCAGTGGCCACGGGTAGCGATAGACGGCGCCGATCCAGAGCGATTCCAGCCAGAGGCCGACGGTGCCCACCCCAAGCCCCGCGATAGCGCCGAACAGTATGGGGCGCTTGATGAGCGGGGTCAGTGCGATGAGTTCGACGACCAGAGCCGGTCCGAGATACAGGGCAAACCAACTCGTGGGTCCGCCGAGGATGGGTCCGGCAAGCAACGAGACCGCCGCCCGCAGGACGATCGCGAGCAGGGCGCCGATGATGGCCGCGCCGCGGCCCATCACGGTCCGCGCGCACACCGCGGCGAAGGCAGCGGCCGCGGCGATCATCATGGGCTGCTGGACCAATCGGAACTGTTCGACACCGAAGTCGTATTCGATCTGGAACACCGACAGTCCGATGAACAAGCCGCCGAAGGACAAGTAGCGCAAGAACTTCACGAAATTGGTGTCGTCATCTGCATTGAAGCCGATGGCCCGGCGGCCTTCGTATTCCAGGATCAGCACGGAGACCAGCGACAGTCCGGCACCACCGATCAGCATCAGGTGCGTGGGGCCCCACAGCGTGACGTCCTGGCCGAAGATGCGGTGCCAGATGTCGTCCAACGGGAACCCGATCAACGCATACAGGCCGCACATCGCCATCAGCAGACCGCCCACCGGTGCGTACCAGGTGCGGGTGATGCGCACCGCCGCCGAACCGGGCCTGTCATAGGGCAGAACTATCGCCAGCGTGCCCGCGATGAACAGCAGGAACAATCCGAACAGGATGAAGTAATGCGCCGGGATTGGCCAGCGGGCCCGCGTCGCGGCCCTTGCCGATGTGCAGGCTGACATCCCAGATGAAACCGAACAGCGCCGCGACGATCGTCGAGACGAACAGGCAGATCTGCAGCGCCACCCAGGGTGGTCGATTGAACTTGTTGCCCACCTTGTCTGCGAGGTTCTGGAGCCAGGTGATGCGTCGCTGGCGGTGCAGGTATCCGATCCACAGCAGGCCGCCCGAGACGATCGTGGCAGCCACCGACATGCCGATCACCTGGTCGAGCGCGGCGCCGCCGCCTTCGTCGGCAGCAGCGATGATGTGCAGAGACTCCGTTGTCATGTGACCGGCCATCCTGTCCGCTGAGTGGGGGAGCAACAGTGCTACTGGTCGGTAATGTTTCCAGAATTTCTCGGCTCAAACAG contains:
- a CDS encoding vWA domain-containing protein — translated: MPARKPAKVVLPLAPHGLPGHLVGFVEALREQGISVGPSETVDAGRVMTVLGLQNRTELREGLACAVLRRADHRPTFDVLFDLWFPPALGARFVEVDEDGIDIDDIEQVREQLIDLLASDAGDLPLNSLIAQIVEAYGKYNSTRGTSYSAYQAMKSLSLDQIEAKLLLGLLGSGEDASPSDEAVAKAIAKQRISKVRQLVEAETKRRTAEQLGRERVTAYGVPQLAENVEFLRASGEQLRNMRRVVHPLARMLASRLAARRRRAHTGQIDLRRTLRKSMSTGGVPIDVVQKKPRPARPELVVLCDVSGSVAGFSHFTLLLVHALRQQFSRVRVFAFIDTTDEVTHLFTPDTDLAEAIVRITREAQVFTGDGHSDYGHAFKTFVEKFPTVLSPRSALLILGDARTNYRNPAVEVLSTMVSSSRHAHWLNPEPKNHWGTGDSAATRYQDAIAMHECRSAKQLATVIDNLLPV
- the nadD gene encoding nicotinate-nucleotide adenylyltransferase; amino-acid sequence: MQRRRLGVMGGTFDPIHNGHLVAASEVADRFELDEVIFVPTGQPWQKQGRKVSAAEHRYLMTVIATASNPRFTVSRADIDRGGATYTVDTLVDLRDAHPDADLYFITGADALASILSWENWEQLFTLAKFIGVSRPGYELSSDHIAHAELPPDGLSLVEVPALAISSTDCRIRAGQARPIWYLVPDGVVQYVAKHRLYGGNKEDRGVHA
- the rsfS gene encoding ribosome silencing factor codes for the protein MTAATEAVELATLAAQAAASKLATDVVVIDVSEQLVITDCFVIASASNERQVNAIVDQVEEVLRRAGQKPVRREGGREGRWTLLDYVDVVVHVQHEDERNYYALERLWRDCPTIAVDLDALPADLSADGEADTEDGA
- the gpgP gene encoding glucosyl-3-phosphoglycerate phosphatase yields the protein MIRRLVLLRHGQTTFNADSRMQGQLDTGLSDLGRAQAVAAAEVLAKRLPLVIVSSDLQRAYDTATALADRCHVGVSVDERLRETHLGDWQGLTHHEVDAIAPGARAEWRDDATLAPHGGESRIDVANRSVPLVAELVDSVTEWGTDERDHPVVLVAHGGLIAALTAALLRLDVSNWPVLGGMGNASWVQLGGHSADGAGFEDIRWRLDVWNASAQVTNDVL
- the octT gene encoding diglucosylglycerate octanoyltransferase; protein product: MTSSDKGAGRKKLLIFADSLSYYGPTGGLPADDPRIWPNIVGQYLDWDVELIARIGWTCRDVWWAAIQDPRAWAAVPHAGAVIFATSGMDSLPSPLPTALRESIRLIRPPRLRSWVRDGYGWLQPRLSPIARVALPPKLTVEYLEKTRGALDFNRPGLPMIASLPSVHIAESYGRVHSGREATARAIQTWASEHKLPVVDLKEAVGEEIFSGRGNPDGIHWNFVAHERVAELMINALRSVLPELGVR
- a CDS encoding DegV family protein, producing MPVVVVTDSGARLQPQDAGLLGIRLVPLHVLTGEQDLRDGVDLIPASVYEKGRATTAGASPAELSEVYRQALIDSGGDGVVAVHLSGRLSSTFEAAEQAAREYGDRVHVVDSRSAAMGSGFVALAAARAAAAGADLSAAYQAARDAVGRSRCVMVVHKLDHLRRSGRISATSSWLGTALALKPVLQIDDDGKLVLAQRVRTATKAIGAMVDNIVEFVGERRVSVTIHHVDNTETAEKVNELVCSRLLTAHDPVISEMGPVLAVHVGPGAVGVCAEPVD
- a CDS encoding ComEA family DNA-binding protein: MDSELLHRRLAPPGRELDDDDDDVGAAAGAEPDSALRWLPDSLTTDGARGWLESVRTDPGRAGVVALGAIGVLAVLVTVFTVMRQPPPPVSAHLPPVQPVSSSSVSAPSSLVISVAGLVKRPGLVTLASGARVADAVTAAGGAADGADIVTLNMARPVADGDQIVVGLAPVPGQPAGMASSIIAAGQSPSAGIVARGTAPSGRVNLNTATESELDELPGVGPVMAASIVRWRSEHGKFTSIDQLSEVDGIGPSRLDKLRALVVL
- a CDS encoding ComEC/Rec2 family competence protein → MWPIGHFSAGVLGVGVLAVHLSRHRLNKVFVGAALVVLIAGLGFSVAAALRRDGVQNHPLRSRVGQVVAVQLRVFDDPRPIAGGRMMLRADLVALGDPALPSAGSVVVFGSAPLLGAIEVGDTVQLRAVITRPTRRDLTVATLTATGEPRVIGRSPIDGAANGVRDRFVEVARTVLPAEQAALLPALVLGDTGALDAGTVAMFRTSGLTHLMAVSGANVSIVCGAMLLLGRLIGLRASVVLAGLVLIGFVILVRPSPSVLRAAVMGAIGLLGVLTARRRQAIPALAATTLILLALSPGLAVDIGFALSVVATAALVVLAPRWSLRLTARGWPKPLADVLCIAVAAQVVTAPLIAAISGSVSVASIAANLVAGCVIAPITILGTAAAGLAVISPPAAGVLVRFCGPELWWLLRVADYAAAGGSTAIPVPSGAVGFVMVAVLLGISVWLWRRRWFRALAWSGALCVLAVVISARLVS
- a CDS encoding NAD(P)/FAD-dependent oxidoreductase, which codes for MTPEMREHRDHAVVLGAGMAGLLAARVLSESYDMVTVVERDELKTAAVRSGVPQGQHIHLFMSSGTQGLERLFPGIRDELQANGATVCDEGDLSRITMLIGPREIFHRSGKFGDPETLRLYLATRPFLEMHVRQRVQRLDNVKFLDGHDVIEPMTQGQRVTGVRVARRSTGLVTTLISDLVIDATGRTPRTQTFLDRLGYPRPAAVRMESPVTYASQLLHVSDDADMDKLTFFNPAPGRPYGGAIARCENGTVMLTLGKFNLGDPPSTFDEMISFAAQFVPGRLLDTIRSAVPIGDVHVFRYREALWRRYDQMEQFPEGLLVIGDAMCSLDPIKGQGMTMALLEAVALRDCLFEGDADLARRYFHTVGRQINTVWQHNKLSAPLFTAMPADTPFTQRLLWKLMAWWSDRVMIAARNDIQITETILRVNNMHDSPLSMRRPAFLLRVLRHCWRRHDTPVPQAPERQLVFAGT